The nucleotide sequence acagctgaagtcagtatgaatgaatgaactttatctgcaggagagacatgaggggcattttggagcaggtagcgccaccatgttgacatttataaaacatttctcttttaactcctgaactGTGACGGACAGAAGGacatttctgtttcatggattcattggttcaagataaatgtcagtttaggccacgcccatttctgatccatttcaatcattttgaacttttttcacttcttttacatatttcatccagtttttctcaaagtcctcatgaatcaaactgaaaacacactcacacttcctcacaccaggtttcagtctctgcagtccaccatggtccatgctggaggaagagacaaagacacaatcagcttcatacaccttcactcatatccaccattaaacatgaaccagagtccctcagttagtcagagtgtctgtccatacctgagagtgtccatctgtctgtcgatacctgagagtgtccacctgtctgtccatatctgagagtgtccacctgtcgtttcatacctgagagtgtccacctgtctgtccatacctgagagtgtccacctgtccatacttgagtgtccatctgtccgtACCTGacagtgtccacctgtctgtccatacctgagagtgtccacctgtctgtccgtacctgagtgtccatctgtctgtccgtacctgagagtgtccatctgtctgtccatacctgagagtgtccatcagtctgtccatacctgagtgtccacctgtctgtccatacctgagagtgtccacctgtctgtccatacctgagagtgtccacctgtctctccatacctgagtgtccacctgtctgttcatacctgagagtgtccacctgtctgtccatacgtgagtgtccatctgtctgtccatacctgagagtgtccacctgtctgtccatacctgagagtgtccagtctccagtgtggatccttcagtccagcagacagaagcttctctcctgagtctcctggatgattgtagctcaggtccagctctctcagatgggaggggttggagctcagagctgagaccagagaagcacagccttcctctgtgatcagacatcctgacagactgaacacacacaacagttcatctaatgagcttaaaaacattctcatctcaataaacagtattttgtcTTTCAGGCCTTTATGTTGACactcagcgccccctgctgcATGTTGGTGTCATGCAGATTACATTTTAGGTTAGTAGGAGAGAAATCACATGTTCCTGCTGGAGGCTGCATTCTGATTTATGTTGGCAGAAGAAATgcctttaaagttaaatatcgTTCCACAGCATATCTAAAGAAGATTTAAATAGAAATGTACTGATGTTTTAACTTAGATCTCATTATTCATTCCAACAAGGTTTACTGTGTGATCACAATCATTTAATTAGGCAACTTAGTGTCTTTCATCATATTTCTAATTTCATTGAgtgttttaacatttcatttgtattttccaCAGAAAGTTAAATGTAAAGATAATTATGTCCATCATTTCCTGAGCAGCAGatctgttttttatgttcacCTGCATGTAGAGAACATGTCAGTAATTGtgtgttgtatattttctgttatttattccATTATATTAGACTTTTCATGAATTAATGGACATTCAGTCTTCAGTGAAAATTtaatgacagaaacataaatccTGACTCACATGTTGGTGTGGAAGAAGttttacttactgtatactTGATGTTACATCACCTCAGCTCAGAaagtacacacattttttggtaTCATAAACTCTTCACTTAAATTAGCAAAGCCAACAATTTTACTTTATATACAAAgtaataaaactgacctgagagtttccaatccacagtgtggactttccagtccagcagaaagctgcttcactcctgaatcctgcaggttgttgttactcaggtccagatctctcagactagaggactgggagctgagaactgaggacagagctgaacagcttctctctgagaggttacagtcactcaacctgAGGAATgatttaaattcattaattcacaaatccaatatataaagacaataaaacctTGGTGGGCAAACTTTTACAGAAAGTTTCAttctgacctgagagtttccagtccacagtgtgcaCTCTcaagtccagcagaaagctgcttcgctcctgaatcctgcaggttgttgttactcaggtccagatctctcagactagaggactgggagctgagaactgaggacagagctgcacagcttctttCTGAGAAGTTACAGTCACTCAGCCTGAAGAaggatttaaataaattaattcacaaatccaatatataaagacaataaaacctCAGTGGGTAAACTTTTACAGAAAGTTtaatcctgacctgagagtttccagtccacagtgtggactctcaaGTCCAGCAGAGAGCTgtttcactcctgaatcctgcaggttgttgttactcaggtccagatctctcagactagaggactgggagctgagaactgaggacagagctgcacagcttctctctgagaggttacagtcactcaacctgaagaagaataagcagaacaaaataatcacaaacatTAGTTTTCTTCATTGAGCAAAGATGAAACTACATTCatctggatagttctgtgtgcacctacagagctttgttggaggctttgaccactggcagcagcctcagaagagcctcctctgaagcagagtatttcttcaggtcaaacacgtctagatctttttctgatgacagtaagatgaagactagagctgaccactgagcaggagacagtttatctgtggagagacttcctgatctcaggtactgttggatctcctccactagagaacgatcattcagttcattcagacagtggaacagattgatgcttctctctgcagagaGATTCTCACCGatcttcttgatgtactcggCTGTTTTCTTATTGGTCTGTgtgctacttcctgtctgtatcAGCAGACCTTGTAGGAGaatctgattggtctgcagtgaaagacccaggaggaagcggaggaacaagtccagatgcccatttggactctttaagacCTCGTCCACAGCAGTCTGGTAGAAACGTGTTGATTTGCCTTCAAACGCTTCCGACCAACTGGGTATTGTTTGTTCTTCTGTCAGCAGATTGACTctagacttgatgaatgtcagatggacatgaagagcagccagaaactcctgaaggctcagatggacgaagcagaacaccttgtcctggtacagccctctctcctctttaaagacctgtgtgaacactcctgagtacactgaggctgctctgatatcgatgccacactctgtcaggtctgattcatagaagatcaggttgcctttctgcagctgctcaaaagccagttttcccaaagactcaatcatcttcctgctctctggactccaatgtggatctgtctcagctcctccatcatacttgacgttcttcagtttggactgaagcaccaggaagtggatgtacatctcagtcagggtcttggggagctctccttcctctttgcttttcaacacatcctccagaactgtagcagtgatccagcagaagactgggatgtggcacatgatgtggaggcttcgtgatgtcttgatgtgggagatgatggtgctggcctgcttctcatctctgaatctcttcctgaagtactcctccttctgagggtcagtgaaccctctgacctctgtcaccatgctgacacactcaggagggatctgattggctgctgcaggtcgtgtggttatccagaggcgagcagagggaagcagtttcccactgatgaggtttgtcagcagcacatccactgaggtggactctgtaacatcagtcaggttcttattgttgtggaagtccagaggaagtcgacactcatccagaccgtcaaagatgaacacaacctggaactcttcaaacctgcagattcctgcttctttggtttcagtaaagaagtgatgaatgagttccaccaagctgtactttttctctttcagcacattcagctctctgaaagtgaatggaaatgtgaagtgtatgtcctggttggctttgtcttcagcccagtccagagtgaacttctgtgttaagactgttttcccaatgccagccactccctttgtcatcactgttctgattggttcatctcttccaggtgaggctttaaagatgtcttcttgtctgattgttgtttctggtctgtctggtttcctggatgctgtttcaatctgtctgatctcatgttcatcattaacctctgcagtccctccctctgtgatgtagagcggtgtgtagatctgattcagaagggttgggtttcctgctttagcgatcccctcaaacagacactggaacttgttctccaggttagacttgagtttacgtcgacactttgcagcacgggttcctgaatgaacaaacaacaaatgaaatcagtgagtggatcctacagaaagtctagaaatctgaacatgtaagtgtgtctgtagtttttctttctccatcagttttattcagctcatcagtggatgaaaaacagcctctgatctgatgcagatggGTGCAGCATATacacagcagagtttgaaatataaacctctcccatgttgcctccatttcctctccatcatgttaagtctgttaaaatcctcttaccgATCTccagacgctcagccagctcctcctgcttcattctcctcaggaagtgcagtgtgatcttcagaaatgcgtctctgctgctcctcctctgctcttcttcctcaccgtccaacacctcctcatcctcactctgactctctaagcattctgggtcatctgaactcagacccctctggactctcttcagctcgttcttcacaaaagtgacgatgttctcctccaacagctggaacagaaagataaagtgaacatttcatttaaactggtagaacacaacatgtgattcatgtgtcagtctgaaggtctgctggtctaaacagagcagcatggacactgttaggacctgaatgctactttagtatttcatctgtggttgatggagttaatagtaaaaggtgtgtttgtacatgtacacaccataaatatggagtccagctgtgtttgatgctgctgtacatactgatcactgggaacctctgagctctgctgctgaactctgtggagaaaacatcacgtttaaggacatttaatgactcaaatctgcactcagcttatttaaaaagatgttctgtcatgatgacCAATTTAAGTCCTTTAAATGCTGGATTTCAAAGTCTTAACTTCCATCACCAGGTTCTAGACACTAGATTGTGATGCTGTTCCTGtctgttcctgttcctcttgCTACCTGTTCCTGCTGGTTTCAACCTTATTTGAACTTCTTTCCCTTTATGGTCTATGAGCCTGTCTGTTGGTTTTtgagcattaaagctgtttccatttaacctgtctgtggtgtttgtgcctgGTTCACCTGCTCTGCCCCACATTCAGGAGGTTTATTCAGCCTaaacagccaaccaaccatttttaaattcttaccttccatcagcaggttctccatctttaaacttaatagGATTATccatagaccggtcactcttcacggacacacagctgggttcaggagagtctgctctctgctgctgcatcctagaatgaataaagaagtgaaaaagcATGCAGTTAACACCAACGATCTGCtgcccagcttcactgagtctctgctgtccagTGCCTCCACAGACACCCAGCCAGCTCCCAAAACATCAGCCACCCCTGCTGAGGTCCCCCTTCCTCTTGGTCTCCTTTCTACGCGGCTTTTTTCGATGCCTTGGTCACCAACGTTTCTGCCCTAAGCAGCTCTTTCAACCTCCAGAGTGGTCCTGCCCATCTGTCctgccttctttctcctctttgttttctccctaCTGACCAGCCTGGAGGGACATTTGGGAGCTGTGCCTTGAGGGGGCGACATGATTCCTGTTtaagctctgtttgtgttgtcctgtctgtttctgtccctgCATTCAGTTTCAAACCCATTTGCTcacctgctgccactgtgtaattccctcatcagctcctcactaCATATACTGCTCtcagtcattttctttcattctagaCACTAGATTGTGATGCTGTTCCTGTCTGTTCCTTGTTCCTCTTGTTACCTGTTCCTGCTGGTTTGTACCTTATTTTAACTGCTTTCCCTTTATGGTCTGTAAgcctgtctgttttgtttttctgagcattaaagctgtttccatttaacctgtctgtggtgtttgtgcctgGTTCACCTGCTCTGCCCCACATAACACAGGAGGTTTATTCAGCCTaaacagccaaccaaccatttttaaattcttaccttccatcagcagtttgtccatctttaaacttaatagGATTATccatagaccggtcactcttcatggacacacagctgggttcaagAGCGTCTGCTCTccgctgctgcatcctgatacaaacaaacaatgaacaaacaattaacaaatcaaagagtttaaaaagatgaattttgagcagactgtcagcaactgaagttttagaagcagaaggaaaatcagtaagaagacagtggatgagaaatgttctcctgttcatcaaaatgtcatctgatgaaagatgctgtctcatcttagttgattagttgactaatcagtggttgagctctttgttaactcacaaagttagtagttcattctgagttattgtgacttattattcagtagttgagtgtcagatgtgacagtgagtgtgaataatgatggtggagtgatgtgagtggagaacagtgatggacagttagagatcctcatctcacctctgagctttggtctggctgtcatgttccccacacagagagcttttagagggagggactccctcctctctgtcctcacactgatccatagcagagaaacaccttcacacaaacacaacaacatgctcattcattacaaccagctgcacatcacacaggtctgcactgctgtctaacatcctgtcattattcattccaccaccagatggagccaaagtaacaaactatttaaagactttcactgagctttaatgtttaataactttTCTGAATgttcccctgacttttcatttgcctgattaaataactgaatatcatgaatgaaaagatgttttcaacAGTATTTCTATCACCTTCTTTTAAAAGATTtcatagtatattattatatggcT is from Scomber scombrus chromosome 5, fScoSco1.1, whole genome shotgun sequence and encodes:
- the LOC133981061 gene encoding NLR family CARD domain-containing protein 3-like, whose translation is MKQEELAERLEIGTRAAKCRRKLKSNLENKFQCLFEGIAKAGNPTLLNQIYTPLYITEGGTAEVNDEHEIRQIETASRKPDRPETTIRQEDIFKASPGRDEPIRTVMTKGVAGIGKTVLTQKFTLDWAEDKANQDIHFTFPFTFRELNVLKEKKYSLVELIHHFFTETKEAGICRFEEFQVVFIFDGLDECRLPLDFHNNKNLTDVTESTSVDVLLTNLISGKLLPSARLWITTRPAAANQIPPECVSMVTEVRGFTDPQKEEYFRKRFRDEKQASTIISHIKTSRSLHIMCHIPVFCWITATVLEDVLKSKEEGELPKTLTEMYIHFLVLQSKLKNVKYDGGAETDPHWSPESRKMIESLGKLAFEQLQKGNLIFYESDLTECGIDIRAASVYSGVFTQVFKEERGLYQDKVFCFVHLSLQEFLAALHVHLTFIKSRVNLLTEEQTIPSWSEAFEGKSTRFYQTAVDEVLKSPNGHLDLFLRFLLGLSLQTNQILLQGLLIQTGSSTQTNKKTAEYIKKIGVKQLSAGLESPHCGLETLRLSDCNLSERSCSALSSVLSSQSSSLRDLDLSNNNLQDSGVKQLSAGLESPHCGLETLSLSGCLITEEGCASLVSALSSNPSHLRELDLSYNHPGDSGEKLLSAGLKDPHWRLDTLSMDHGGLQRLKPGVRKYACELELDPNTMHRKLKLSDNNRKVTYVKEVQSYPDHPDRFDYFCQLLCKNDLTGRCYWEVEWRGRVHISVSYRGNSRKGGSDCVFGYNDQSWSLDCSDDGYSVCHNKKRTSSSSSSSVSNRVAVYVDCHAGTLSFYRASSDTLIHLHTFNTTFTEPLYAGFAVWPGSSVSL